Proteins from one Chloroflexota bacterium genomic window:
- a CDS encoding CPBP family intramembrane metalloprotease, with amino-acid sequence MEYITLAREGKNEWWRYVLSLFAILVVWLGSSFVLGIGLVLFVMLDSDPNTQLDMLTGRIVGVDPAWLFVILMLSAAALCAGVLIAVRVIHSRPVRSLITPRAGVDWKRFAVGFGFFFLLSALASIAEAVLFPGRYEFAFKPVEFFKFLPLVLILIPIQTIGEELMFRGYLLQGLGLWFRRPFIAAIISSLIFMALHLFNPEVSVDPLLLPAYYFLVGILFSLITLQDRRLELAMGAHTAVNVFTALVANYTVSALNTPSLFMVKTLDAPFGLASFIAMAIVFYVGLFVWRRAPTQ; translated from the coding sequence ATGGAGTACATCACTCTCGCACGCGAAGGAAAGAACGAATGGTGGCGGTACGTACTATCCTTGTTCGCGATTCTGGTCGTCTGGCTGGGTTCAAGTTTCGTGCTGGGTATCGGTCTCGTCCTCTTCGTCATGCTAGACAGCGATCCAAACACGCAACTGGACATGCTTACGGGACGGATCGTCGGCGTTGACCCAGCATGGTTGTTTGTCATTCTGATGTTGAGCGCGGCGGCATTGTGCGCGGGGGTGTTGATCGCCGTGCGCGTAATTCATTCGCGTCCGGTGCGATCACTCATCACGCCGCGCGCGGGCGTGGATTGGAAACGCTTTGCCGTCGGCTTTGGTTTCTTTTTCCTCTTGTCTGCGCTCGCGAGCATAGCGGAAGCCGTGCTCTTTCCCGGTCGTTATGAATTCGCTTTCAAGCCAGTCGAGTTTTTCAAGTTCCTGCCGCTCGTGTTGATCTTGATTCCGATTCAAACGATAGGCGAAGAATTGATGTTCCGCGGGTATCTTTTGCAAGGGCTGGGATTGTGGTTCCGCCGACCGTTCATCGCCGCGATCATCAGCAGTTTGATTTTTATGGCGTTGCATCTGTTCAACCCTGAAGTGAGCGTTGACCCGCTGCTATTGCCGGCGTACTATTTCTTGGTCGGGATATTGTTTTCGCTCATCACGCTGCAAGATCGCCGGCTCGAATTAGCGATGGGCGCGCACACGGCGGTGAATGTGTTCACCGCGCTCGTCGCCAATTATACGGTCAGCGCGTTGAACACGCCCTCGCTGTTCATGGTCAAAACACTGGACGCGCCGTTTGGCTTGGCGTCGTTCATCGCGATGGCGATTGTGTTTTACGTTGGGCTGTTTGTGTGGCGACGCGCACCAACCCAGTGA
- a CDS encoding type II toxin-antitoxin system VapC family toxin codes for MQAQYLTNIIIARFAGESAIKDNLAQADEIFVPSIATGELYFGVRKSERAKENLARVDEFATNSVVLGCDLETARRYGEIKNALKTKGRPMPENDVWIAAIAVQHDLTLITRDAHFSELENLTAATW; via the coding sequence TTGCAGGCACAATACCTTACGAATATTATCATCGCGCGTTTTGCTGGCGAGTCAGCCATCAAAGATAACCTCGCGCAAGCTGACGAAATTTTTGTTCCCAGCATTGCAACGGGCGAGTTGTATTTTGGCGTGCGGAAATCAGAACGCGCGAAAGAGAATCTCGCACGCGTGGATGAATTCGCAACAAATAGCGTTGTATTGGGATGCGACCTAGAAACTGCGCGCCGCTATGGAGAAATCAAAAACGCTTTGAAAACTAAAGGGCGACCGATGCCCGAGAATGACGTTTGGATTGCGGCAATCGCGGTTCAGCATGACTTGACCTTGATTACCCGCGACGCGCATTTTAGCGAACTTGAGAATCTGACGGCAGCTACTTGGTGA